The Caulifigura coniformis genome includes a region encoding these proteins:
- the rpsL gene encoding 30S ribosomal protein S12, with the protein MPTINQLIRKPRKKQATKSKTPLLEGCPAKRGVCLQVRTMTPKKPNSALRKIARVRLSNGKELTAYVPGEGHNLQEHSIVLVRGGRVRDLPGVRYKIVRGVLDTLGVQNRKQARSRYGAKRPK; encoded by the coding sequence ATGCCGACGATCAACCAACTCATCCGCAAGCCGCGGAAAAAACAGGCCACCAAGAGCAAGACTCCCCTTCTGGAAGGGTGTCCGGCGAAGCGGGGCGTTTGCCTCCAGGTTCGGACGATGACCCCGAAGAAGCCGAACTCGGCTCTCCGTAAGATTGCCCGTGTTCGGCTGTCGAACGGCAAGGAACTGACCGCGTACGTTCCGGGTGAAGGCCACAACCTTCAGGAACACTCGATCGTTCTGGTTCGCGGCGGCCGTGTTCGCGACCTTCCGGGTGTCCGCTACAAGATCGTCCGCGGCGTGCTCGATACGCTCGGCGTTCAGAACCGGAAGCAGGCTCGCAGCCGCTACGGTGCCAAACGCCCGAAGTAA